The genomic DNA CGGTGTGGTGCGCGACGACACCGTCGAGGTCGCGCCGGGCGACGGCGTCGACCCAGCCGGTGACCACGGCGCGAACTTCGGCCTCGGCGCTCATGTCTGCTCCTCTCGTCTCCCATGCAGACCACCGCGGCCGCCCGAAGTCATCGCTAGGAGCACTGCGCGTACACGTGTCCCGCGGCGCCCGCAGGCACCAGATCGCGGTCCCGCAGGATGGTCAGCGGGGCGCGGTCCGGCGCATCGCACACGGCGTCGAACGACTCGGGCAGGTTGTCGGCGTACTCGATCTGCAGGACGTGCGGGCCGTAGGCGTCGGCATAGGCGGCGCATTCGTCGTACGCCGCGCACTCCTCGACGACGGCGAAGTCGAAGCCGAGTTCCCGGCGCCCGGCGCCTGCCCACTCGGCGGCGTTCTTCTGGCCGATCGCCAGGCCGTTCCGATGGGCCAGCGCGACGTACGCGCGAGCGAGGTCGAACGCGCCGGACCGGTCGACCCCACCGAACCGGGTGAACGTGTCCAGGTTGTCGATCTCGACCGCGTCGAAACCCGAAGCGGCGCAACCCTCCACCACCGGGCCCAGCACGTCGAGGATCGCCGCACGCTGCTGCGGTGTCGACGGGTCCAGGACGTACTCGTCGGGCCAGTCGGGGTCGACGACCGGTGACCCGGAGGCGTCCCGCAGCACCGCGTCGCCATGTCGCGCCAGCCACTCGTCACCGTCGCCGGGCTGGGTCTGAAACCCGTTGACGTAGCAGATGCCGTAGGCATCCGGCTGGGGGCGCTGCGAGGCGTCGCGCGCGACCACCGCCAAGCCCGGCACGTCGGACGCGCCACCGAGCTGGTAGTCGAACGCCCCGGTCTCCGGCGGCAGCCGCACGGCATCGGCCGTCGCGCTGGCGCAGCCCGCCAGCACCGCGATCGCGGCCACAGCGGGCCAGAGCCGGTTCACGCCCGGTCTCGCTCCGCGAGCCGCAGCAGCGTCCACGCGGCGAGGGTTTGAGCGTCGGTGATCTCCCCGGACAGCATCATCGCCTCGATCTGCGCCGTCGTGAACCAGGCGCTGCGCATGTCCTGCTCCTCGTGTTCGCGTTCGTGCTCGCCTTCGGTGAGGCCCGTGGCGAGCCACACCCAGCCCCGCTGGCTGCTCATCCCCGGAGCGACGTCGAGCTGGCCGAGCACGACCATCGAGTCGGCCCGCAAGCCGGTCTCCTCCCGCAGTTCCGCGGCGGCCAGGTCCGCGGCGGCCGGTTCGTTCCCGTCGAGCGAACCCGGCGCGGTGCCCTGCGGAAACTCCCACCGGCGCAACCCGATCGGATAGCGAAACTGTTCGACCAGGCGAAATCGGTCTCCGTCCCGGGCGACGACGAGGGCGTAGGTCGGCTTGTCGACCACGCCGTAGATGCCGGGGGAGCCGTCGGGGCGGCGGACGTCGTCCTCGCGCACGACCATCCAGGGATTGCGGTAGACCTCGCGCGTGGCGAGGCACTCGATGGGATCCACCCGATCAGTATCTCGTCCGGCATCGGATCCGGCGTAGCCTGCACACGTGCTGCTCACTTCGCTGAACCCCGCGGCCGTCGCCGGAGGGGCCGACGTCGACGACGCCGTGCGCATCGGAGGCGCCACGCTGAGCCGCAGCGACCTCGTCGGCGGCGCCACCTCGGTGGCCGAGCGCGTCGCCAGCCAGGTCGGTGCCGCACAGCGCGTCGCCATCCTCGCCACGCCCACCGCGACCACGGTGCTGGCCGTCACGGGATGCCTGATCGCCGGCGTCCCCTTCGTGCCAGTGCCCGCCGACGTCGGGGCCGCCGAGCGCCGCCACATCCTCGCCGACTCCGGCGCCCAGGCATGGCTCGGCGAGCTGCCCGCGGAGTCGGAGGGATTGCCGCACATCCCGGTCCGGTTGCACGCCCGGTCGTGGCACCGGTACGCCGAACCGCCACCGGAGGCGCCCGCAATGGTGATGTACACCTCGGGCACGACGGGTCTGCCCAAGGGCGTGGTGATCAGCAGACGGGCCATCGCCGCGGACGTCGACGCGCTGGCCGAGGCCTGGCAGTGGACGCCCGACGACACCCTGGTGCACGGCCTGCCGCTGTTCCACGTCCACGGCCTCGTCCTCGGCCTGCTCGGCTCGTTGCGCGTCGGC from Mycolicibacterium arabiense includes the following:
- a CDS encoding endo alpha-1,4 polygalactosaminidase, whose amino-acid sequence is MNRLWPAVAAIAVLAGCASATADAVRLPPETGAFDYQLGGASDVPGLAVVARDASQRPQPDAYGICYVNGFQTQPGDGDEWLARHGDAVLRDASGSPVVDPDWPDEYVLDPSTPQQRAAILDVLGPVVEGCAASGFDAVEIDNLDTFTRFGGVDRSGAFDLARAYVALAHRNGLAIGQKNAAEWAGAGRRELGFDFAVVEECAAYDECAAYADAYGPHVLQIEYADNLPESFDAVCDAPDRAPLTILRDRDLVPAGAAGHVYAQCS
- a CDS encoding NUDIX domain-containing protein, whose product is MDPIECLATREVYRNPWMVVREDDVRRPDGSPGIYGVVDKPTYALVVARDGDRFRLVEQFRYPIGLRRWEFPQGTAPGSLDGNEPAAADLAAAELREETGLRADSMVVLGQLDVAPGMSSQRGWVWLATGLTEGEHEREHEEQDMRSAWFTTAQIEAMMLSGEITDAQTLAAWTLLRLAERDRA